A part of Acidobacteriota bacterium genomic DNA contains:
- a CDS encoding DJ-1/PfpI family protein — MTFGVFVFPDVEELDFVGPWEIVGTWGKFYDGPARRLVVAEADGPLRCANGLSINPDVTIAQCPPLDYLLVPGGQGSRVAVDRPAVIEFIQREAARARAVLSVCTGAFLLERAGLLRGQRATTHWGELAKLRTRPVEVVEERFVRNGTVWTAAGVSAGIDMTLAFIASEAGDTVAGDVQMFAEYYPSDVRYGRAHLRPEAPRYVRADAATRS; from the coding sequence ATGACCTTTGGAGTGTTCGTCTTCCCCGATGTCGAGGAGCTCGACTTCGTGGGCCCGTGGGAAATCGTCGGCACGTGGGGCAAGTTCTACGATGGCCCGGCGCGCCGCCTCGTCGTCGCCGAGGCGGACGGTCCGCTCCGCTGTGCCAACGGCCTGTCGATCAATCCGGACGTGACGATCGCGCAGTGTCCCCCGCTCGACTACCTGCTCGTTCCCGGCGGACAGGGCTCGCGCGTGGCGGTCGATCGGCCCGCGGTCATCGAGTTCATCCAGCGCGAAGCCGCTCGCGCGCGCGCCGTGCTCTCGGTCTGCACGGGCGCGTTCCTGCTCGAGCGCGCCGGCCTGCTCCGCGGGCAGCGCGCGACGACGCACTGGGGGGAGCTCGCGAAGCTTCGCACGCGGCCCGTCGAGGTCGTCGAAGAGCGGTTCGTGCGGAATGGAACCGTGTGGACGGCCGCGGGCGTCTCGGCCGGCATCGACATGACCCTCGCCTTCATCGCCAGCGAGGCCGGCGACACGGTCGCCGGCGACGTGCAGATGTTCGCGGAGTACTACCCGTCGGACGTGCGCTACGGCCGCGCACACCTGCGGCCCGAAGCGCCGCGGTACGTCCGCGCCGACGCGGCGACGCGTTCGTGA